One window from the genome of Ictidomys tridecemlineatus isolate mIctTri1 chromosome 12, mIctTri1.hap1, whole genome shotgun sequence encodes:
- the Gkn2 gene encoding gastrokine-2, whose amino-acid sequence MKILVAFLVVLAIFGTQLHGYEVYNIISPGNNGGNVQETVTIDNEKNTATVDIHAGSCSSTTIFDYRHGYIASRVLSRRACYVLKMDRSAIPALDKLERYLYEMKTINVMSSNKYTWVKYNPLQSLITNVDWFLFGSPIEQLCKHIPLYKGEVVKKTDDTAAGGCAKAGLLGVLGISICAGFHI is encoded by the exons GTGGCATTTCTGGTGGTTCTGGCCATCTTTGGGACACAGTTGCATGGATATGAG GTTTATAACATCATCAGCCCAGGCAACAATGGTGGCAATGTTCAGGAAACAGTGACGattgacaatgaaaaaaatactgCTACCGTTGACATCCATGCTGGATCATGTTCTTCCACCACGATTTTTGACTATAGACAT GGCTACATCGCATCCAGGGTGCTCTCCCGAAGAGCCTGCTACGTCCTAAAGATGGACCGTTCAGCTATCCCTGCTCTGGACAAACTGGAACGGTACCTCTATGAGATGAAG ACGATAAACGTCATGTCCTCCAACAAATACACCTGGGTCAAGTACAACCCTCTGCAGTCTCTGATCACGAATGTGGACTGGTTCCTGTTTGGGTCACCCATTGAGCAACTCTGCAAACACATCCCCTTGTATAAGGGGGAAGTGGTTAAAAAGACAG ATGATACTGCTGCTGGAGGTTGTGCAAAGGCAGGGCTCCTGGGCGTCTTGGGAATTTCCATCTGCGCAGGCTTCCATATTTAG
- the LOC101965419 gene encoding gastrokine-3 produces MTGKAMSSHELDLPGAYPNQIAVWHMPENQWLEIEKKVQLKETEAWNCDYYYIWPRMALPCVQIVRQSDRPCVQTVSSILVVFFLTPSLALRNISDSHPLDGSVGTQLIHINAFRGMVSIRDNNVLSQWDGILDYKNALFVAKLFSVMACVLAKMDQAIFPSLDDISMALGRQDSSHYPSTHGLTYTVLPSRIKNLAQYGILVKDLCRDVPTYFAHQQKEGTALAVDPTSCFAIQLLSFMGLSICGEIPGL; encoded by the exons ATGACGGGCAAAGCTATGTCATCTCATGAGTTAGATCTTCCAGGAGCCTACCCAAATCAGATTGCTGTTTGGCATATGCCTGAAA ACCAGTGGCTGGAAATAGAGAAGAAGGTGCAGCTAAAGGAGACGGAGGCCTGGAATTGTGACTACTATTACATTTGGCCTAGGATGGCCCTACCCTGTGTGCAGATTGTTAGGCAATCTGACAGACCCTGTGTGCAG ACTGTGTCTTCCATACTCGTGGTCTTCTTCCTAACTCCATCTCTGGCCCTCAGG AACATCAGTGACAGCCATCCTCTGGATGGATCTGTTGGGACCCAACTCATCCATATCAACGCCTTCCGAGGTATGGTCAGCATCCGAGACAACAATGTTTTGAGTCAATGGGATGGAATCTTGGACTACAAGAAT GCCCTCTTTGTGGCTAAGCTGTTTAGCGTGATGGCCTGTGTTCTTGCCAAGATGGACCAAGCAATCTTCCCAAGTTTGGATGACATTAGCATGGCCCTAGGCAGGCAG GATTCCAGTCATTACCCATCCACCCACGGCCTGACCTACACTGTTTTACCCAGCCGGATCAAGAATTTAGCTCAGTATGGAATTCTCGTCAAGGACCTGTGCAGAGATGTCCCCACCTACTTTGCTCATCAACAGAAAGAAG gtacTGCCCTGGCAGTCGACCCTACTTCCTGTTTTGCAATCCAGCTTCTATCTTTTATGGGACTCTCCATCTGTGGTGAGATTCCTGGACTCTGA